A window of Hevea brasiliensis isolate MT/VB/25A 57/8 chromosome 14, ASM3005281v1, whole genome shotgun sequence contains these coding sequences:
- the LOC110653922 gene encoding probable pectinesterase/pectinesterase inhibitor 25, with protein sequence MQNLSFFFLCFGLLLLSSASLVCSQSPPQSPSLACKSTLYPKLCRSILSNFGSLPSNPYDYGKFSVKQCLKQAQRLSKVINHHLTHSKQLSKLSHEEIGALEDCRELTHLNVDYLETLSTEFKSAEVLKDEMVERVNSFLSGILTNQHTCFDELVESKSSIVSSLYSPLSNVTKLYSVSLGLVTNALKKKKKNKKGGHEQRVFSNRGLHEPLEALIKALRKTKSSSGGRNLADLEANGILINDTVIVSPYGEGSFTSIGDAVAIAPNNSKPEDGYFVIYAREGYYQEYVIVPKHKNNILLVGDGINRTIITGNHSVVDGWTTFNSSTFAVSGERFIAVDITFRNTAGPEKHQAVAVRNNADLSTFYRCSFEGYQDTLYVHSMRQFYRECDIYGTVDLIFGNSAAVFQSCNLYARKPLPNQKNAFTAQGRTDPNQNTGISIHNCTIEAAPDLAMDLNSTLNYLGRPWKEYSRTVYMQSYIGNLIAPDGWLEWNGTTGLDTLFYGEFKNYGPGANTTMRVKWPGYNLMNVSQAVNFTVHNFTMGDTWLPDTDIPFYGGLLYN encoded by the exons aTGCAAAACCTTTCCTTCTTTTTTCTCTGCTTTGGTCTCCTTTTACTCTCTTCAGCTTCATTAGTCTGCTCCCAGTCCCCACCACAGTCACCTTCCCTAGCTTGCAAATCCACCCTCTATCCCAAGCTCTGCCGTTCGATCTTATCAAACTTTGGCTCGTTACCCTCGAATCCGTACGACTATGGCAAGTTTTCAGTCAAACAGTGCCTAAAACAAGCACAAAGATTATCCAAAGTGATAAACCACCACTTGACCCACAGTAAGCAACTCTCAAAACTGAGCCACGAGGAGATTGGGGCTTTAGAAGATTGCCGCGAGCTGACCCATCTGAATGTGGACTACTTGGAGACGTTATCGACAGAGTTTAAATCGGCGGAGGTGTTGAAGGATGAGATGGTAGAAAGAGTGAATAGTTTTCTGAGTGGAATATTGACGAACCAGCACACTTGTTTTGATGAATTGGTGGAGTCCAAGAGTAGCATTGTGAGTTCATTGTACAGTCCTCTTTCCAATGTTACGAAGTTGTACAGCGTTTCTCTTGGGCTTGTCACGAATGCactgaagaaaaaaaagaagaataaaaaggGTGGTCATGAACAAAGGGTTTTCTCAAACAGAGGACTCCATGAACCTCTCGAAGCTCTGATCAAG GCTTTACGCAAAACTAAAAGCTCCAGTGGAGGACGCAATCTTGCTGATTTGGAGGCCAATGGGATTCTCATAAACGACACAGTAATCGTCAGCCCTTATGGCGAGGGCAGCTTCACATCCATTGGAGATGCCGTAGCTATTGCTCCAAATAATTCGAAGCCTGAAGATGGCTATTTTGTAATCTATGCAAGAGAAGGATACTACCAAGAATATGTCATTGTGCCCAAACATAAGAACAACATATTGCTCGTTGGAGATGGAATTAATCGAACTATCATCACAGGAAACCATAGTGTGGTGGATGGCTGGACAACTTTTAATTCCTCAACCTTCG CTGTTTCTGGGGAGCGATTTATTGCCGTAGACATCACATTCAGGAATACAGCTGGTCCGGAAAAGCACCAAGCAGTAGCAGTGAGGAATAATGCAGATTTGTCCACATTTTATCGTTGCAGTTTCGAAGGCTATCAAGATACTCTTTATGTCCACTCCATGAGACAATTCTACAGGGAATGCGACATATATGGAACTGTGGATTTAATTTTTGGCAATTCTGCTGCTGTCTTCCAGAGTTGCAATTTGTACGCTCGCAAACCATTGCCTAACCAGAAGAATGCCTTCACAGCCCAAGGCCGCACTGATCCTAATCAAAATACAGGTATCTCCATACACAATTGCACCATTGAAGCTGCACCAGATTTGGCAATGGACTTGAACTCAACCTTAAATTATCTGGGTCGACCTTGGAAGGAGTACTCGAGAACTGTCTATATGCAATCGTACATCGGCAATCTAATTGCTCCCGATGGATGGCTTGAATGGAATGGGACTACTGGATTAGACACACTATTTTATGGGGAGTTCAAGAATTATGGGCCTGGAGCTAATACAACTATGCGAGTGAAGTGGCCAGGTTATAATCTGATGAATGTTTCACAAGCTGTGAATTTTACAGTTCATAATTTCACAATGGGAGATACTTGGTTGCCTGACACTGACATTCCTTTTTATGGAGGACTGCTTTATAATTAA